Proteins from one Chryseobacterium arthrosphaerae genomic window:
- a CDS encoding NADH-quinone oxidoreductase subunit C, with product MTNEFVLEAITREFPESVISSSEPYGMLTIEVKKEDIKKIIHYLKDSSLEINFLTDVCGIHYPEFPEKEIGVVYHLHNMMTNFRLRLKIFMSRENIEVDSLTDLYAGANWMERETYDFYGIKFKGHPDLRPILNMEDLGYHPMLKEYRLEDGTRTDKNDSMFGR from the coding sequence ATGACAAACGAATTTGTATTAGAAGCAATCACAAGAGAATTTCCGGAATCTGTTATTTCAAGCTCAGAACCTTATGGGATGCTGACGATCGAAGTAAAGAAAGAAGATATCAAGAAGATCATTCATTATCTGAAAGATTCATCTCTGGAGATCAATTTCCTTACGGATGTCTGCGGAATTCACTATCCTGAATTCCCGGAAAAGGAAATAGGAGTTGTGTACCATCTGCATAATATGATGACCAATTTCAGATTACGTCTGAAAATCTTCATGTCCAGAGAAAATATTGAGGTAGATTCTCTTACGGATCTATACGCAGGTGCCAACTGGATGGAAAGAGAAACGTATGATTTCTATGGAATTAAATTTAAAGGTCACCCGGATCTGAGACCGATCCTGAATATGGAAGATCTTGGATACCATCCAATGTTGAAGGAATATCGACTTGAAGACGGTACAAGAACCGACAAGAACGATAGTATGTTCGGAAGATAA
- a CDS encoding NADH-quinone oxidoreductase subunit B: MSDKKPVIRTDAPAPEGYEGEGFFATKLSSVIGMARKFSLWPLPFATSCCGIEFMATLNPTYDASRFGMERNSFSPRQADMLMVCGTISKKLGPVLKEVYTQMAEPKWVVAVGACASSGGIFDTYSVLQGIDKIIPVDVYVPGCPPRPEQIIEGVMQVQALAESESIRRRDMPEYQKLLDSYNISN, encoded by the coding sequence ATGTCAGATAAAAAACCAGTAATAAGAACAGATGCACCTGCTCCCGAAGGCTATGAAGGAGAAGGGTTTTTCGCAACAAAACTGAGCAGTGTAATCGGGATGGCAAGAAAGTTTTCACTTTGGCCATTGCCATTTGCTACCTCTTGTTGCGGTATCGAGTTTATGGCTACCCTGAACCCTACTTATGATGCTTCAAGGTTTGGTATGGAAAGAAACTCTTTCTCACCAAGACAGGCAGATATGCTGATGGTTTGCGGAACTATATCAAAGAAATTAGGACCAGTCCTTAAGGAAGTGTACACTCAGATGGCAGAGCCTAAATGGGTGGTGGCAGTTGGAGCTTGTGCTTCCAGCGGTGGTATTTTTGATACCTATTCTGTACTTCAGGGAATAGATAAAATTATTCCGGTAGACGTATATGTTCCGGGATGCCCTCCAAGACCTGAACAGATCATTGAAGGGGTAATGCAGGTACAGGCTCTTGCAGAAAGCGAAAGCATCAGAAGAAGAGACATGCCTGAATATCAGAAATTATTAGATTCTTACAACATAAGCAACTAA
- a CDS encoding NADH-quinone oxidoreductase subunit A: MNLPESYIPILIQAGVAVGFVAVSLLGAHFLGPQQKKGNSVKNQSWECGVPVEGNARTPFSIKYFLTAVLFVLFDIEIVFFYPYAVNFREFGLEGFLAVLTFVAIFFVAFFYVWKRGALDWDK, from the coding sequence ATGAATTTACCTGAAAGTTATATTCCAATCCTTATCCAGGCAGGTGTAGCAGTAGGATTTGTCGCTGTTTCTTTGCTTGGAGCACATTTTTTAGGTCCACAACAGAAAAAAGGAAATTCTGTAAAAAACCAAAGTTGGGAATGTGGGGTTCCTGTAGAAGGAAATGCAAGAACACCGTTTTCTATCAAGTACTTCCTGACTGCGGTATTGTTCGTACTATTCGATATTGAAATCGTATTTTTTTATCCCTATGCAGTAAACTTCAGAGAATTCGGTTTAGAAGGATTCCTTGCGGTGCTTACGTTCGTTGCGATCTTCTTCGTAGCGTTTTTCTATGTTTGGAAACGTGGCGCATTAGATTGGGATAAATAA
- a CDS encoding GNAT family N-acetyltransferase, with protein MSTVSIIEVKTPAQLKQFVRFPMDLYKNNPYYVPSFINDEINIWNADENPALQYSEARQYLAYKNNSIAGRIAVLINHKEERELGIRKVRFGWIDFIDDEEVSKALLEKAVDYAREKNIDTIEGPMGFTNLDKAGMLIQGFDQLATMIGIYNNHYYPKHLEKLGWVKEKEWVEFEIQFPESLPEKIHKFNALISEKYKLRVLRFKNKEEILQYVDPMFDLLDETYKHLSTYTPISDEQRKTYKEKYFKLIDKDFIVCIVDEHNHLISFAITMPSYSKALQKSGGKLLPFGWWHFLKAGRKNDRANFYLIGIHPDYQRRGVTSIIFKEIFDVFKKKGVKFLETNPELEENKSIQLLWQDYNPVNHKRRRTYSMTINE; from the coding sequence ATGTCTACAGTTTCAATTATTGAAGTTAAAACTCCCGCTCAGCTCAAGCAATTTGTAAGATTTCCGATGGATCTGTACAAAAATAACCCGTACTACGTCCCATCCTTTATCAATGATGAAATCAATATTTGGAATGCTGATGAAAATCCGGCCCTTCAATATTCTGAAGCCAGACAGTATCTCGCCTATAAAAACAACAGTATCGCCGGTAGAATTGCTGTTCTGATCAACCATAAGGAAGAAAGAGAATTAGGGATCAGAAAAGTACGTTTCGGATGGATTGACTTTATTGATGACGAAGAAGTTTCAAAAGCGTTATTAGAAAAGGCCGTTGACTATGCCCGTGAAAAAAATATAGACACCATTGAAGGTCCTATGGGTTTCACCAATCTTGATAAAGCAGGAATGCTGATCCAAGGGTTTGACCAATTGGCTACCATGATTGGAATATACAATAATCATTACTATCCAAAACATCTTGAAAAACTGGGATGGGTAAAAGAAAAAGAATGGGTAGAATTTGAAATCCAGTTCCCGGAATCTTTACCTGAAAAAATTCACAAATTCAATGCACTGATTTCTGAGAAATACAAGCTGAGAGTCTTAAGATTTAAAAACAAGGAAGAAATCCTTCAGTATGTGGATCCTATGTTTGATCTTTTAGATGAAACCTACAAACATCTTTCCACTTACACCCCTATTTCTGACGAACAGCGTAAAACCTATAAGGAAAAGTATTTTAAACTGATTGATAAAGATTTTATCGTTTGTATCGTTGATGAGCACAATCATCTGATTTCGTTTGCGATTACTATGCCTTCCTATTCCAAAGCCTTACAGAAGTCAGGAGGAAAACTTCTTCCGTTCGGATGGTGGCATTTCTTAAAAGCCGGAAGAAAGAACGACAGGGCTAATTTTTACCTGATTGGAATTCATCCCGATTATCAGAGAAGAGGGGTAACTTCCATTATTTTCAAAGAAATCTTTGATGTCTTTAAGAAAAAAGGAGTAAAATTCCTGGAAACCAATCCTGAGCTTGAAGAAAACAAAAGTATTCAACTGCTATGGCAGGATTACAACCCGGTAAATCATAAGAGAAGAAGAACTTATTCGATGACGATAAATGAGTAA
- a CDS encoding zinc metallopeptidase — translation MAGYYIIIGISMLVSWWVSSRLKSKFEYYSNVHLRNGLSGKEVAEKMLRDNGINDVQVISVPGQLTDHYNPADKTVNLSEGVYMQRNAAAAAVAAHECGHAVQHAVGYSMLNLRSKLVPIVNISSNLMQFVLIAGIAVMAASRSIENPNGNTTVLAIGVAMFAVTTLFAFVTLPVEYDASNRAMKWLKDTGTVTAEEFVGVQDSLKWAARTYVVAALGSLAQLLYWGSLLLGGRRD, via the coding sequence ATGGCGGGTTATTATATCATTATTGGTATTTCAATGCTGGTGAGCTGGTGGGTTTCGTCCAGATTGAAATCAAAATTTGAATATTATTCCAATGTACATCTTAGAAACGGACTTTCGGGAAAAGAAGTAGCGGAAAAAATGTTGAGAGATAACGGGATCAATGATGTTCAGGTAATATCAGTTCCCGGGCAGTTGACGGACCACTATAATCCGGCAGATAAAACGGTTAACCTCTCTGAAGGGGTTTATATGCAGAGGAATGCGGCCGCAGCAGCTGTGGCAGCACACGAATGCGGACACGCAGTACAACATGCAGTAGGATATTCTATGTTGAATTTACGTTCAAAACTGGTTCCTATTGTTAATATAAGCTCCAACCTGATGCAGTTTGTCCTTATCGCAGGTATTGCGGTGATGGCGGCATCAAGAAGTATTGAAAATCCAAATGGAAACACAACGGTGCTGGCAATTGGAGTAGCCATGTTTGCTGTGACTACACTTTTTGCCTTTGTAACATTGCCGGTGGAATACGATGCGAGTAACAGAGCAATGAAGTGGCTTAAAGATACAGGAACTGTTACTGCTGAAGAATTCGTAGGGGTACAGGACAGTCTGAAATGGGCTGCCAGAACTTATGTGGTTGCCGCTTTAGGTTCTCTTGCTCAGCTTCTTTACTGGGGCTCTTTGCTTCTCGGTGGAAGAAGGGATTAA
- a CDS encoding IMPACT family protein, producing the protein MQINKAFNIFASIKPEFRMTFEYKTIEKPIENTLLKEKGSKFLGFAYPVNNERELKAALEKVREEHPKATHHCYAFRMGLNGENYRANDDGEPSGSAGLPIYNQLLANEITNVLVISVRYYGGTKLGVSGLVKAYKESAKITLEESHIITRELETEIEIHFNFNQQNTIFTLLSKFDAKVLNFDANENCVLTASLKLAQKENISEKLSEMQYVSFEFND; encoded by the coding sequence ATGCAGATTAATAAAGCATTTAATATTTTTGCATCAATAAAGCCGGAATTCAGAATGACGTTTGAATACAAAACCATAGAAAAACCCATAGAAAATACTTTATTAAAGGAAAAAGGAAGCAAGTTCTTAGGATTTGCCTACCCTGTCAATAATGAACGTGAGCTGAAAGCTGCCCTGGAAAAAGTAAGGGAAGAACATCCCAAGGCAACCCACCACTGCTATGCTTTCAGAATGGGATTAAATGGCGAAAATTACCGTGCCAATGATGACGGTGAACCTTCGGGAAGCGCCGGACTGCCTATTTACAATCAACTCTTAGCCAATGAAATAACGAATGTGCTTGTCATTTCAGTCCGTTATTACGGGGGAACCAAACTGGGCGTTTCAGGTTTGGTAAAAGCTTATAAAGAATCTGCCAAAATCACCTTAGAAGAATCCCATATCATTACAAGAGAACTGGAAACTGAAATTGAAATTCACTTCAATTTCAATCAGCAGAATACGATCTTTACTTTGCTTTCGAAGTTTGATGCCAAGGTCCTGAATTTTGATGCCAACGAAAACTGTGTGCTGACAGCCTCCCTGAAACTGGCACAAAAAGAAAACATCTCGGAAAAACTTTCCGAGATGCAATATGTTTCATTTGAATTTAATGATTAA
- a CDS encoding bacteriocin-like protein has protein sequence MKNLKKVSRAGLRTIQGGVFVTCTLPNGEPTRCRDRCPQDFCGPTSYMCLIPMDLCGDGI, from the coding sequence ATGAAAAATTTGAAAAAAGTATCCAGAGCCGGACTAAGAACCATTCAGGGAGGTGTTTTTGTAACCTGTACATTACCGAACGGAGAACCTACCAGATGCAGAGACAGATGTCCTCAGGATTTTTGTGGCCCTACAAGCTATATGTGCCTCATTCCAATGGATCTCTGCGGAGATGGAATTTAA
- the ribD gene encoding bifunctional diaminohydroxyphosphoribosylaminopyrimidine deaminase/5-amino-6-(5-phosphoribosylamino)uracil reductase RibD, which translates to MNNDELYIKRCIELAQKALGKTYPNPLVGSVIVHNGKIIGEGYHHKAGENHAEINAINSVENKELIPESTIYVSLEPCAHYGKTPPCALKIKELGFKKVVIGAMDSHDKVNGKGKKIIQDAGIEAVSGILEQDCINLNKRFFTYHEKKRPYIILKWAESGDGFLDKDFKPTPISNSLVNQFVHQLRADEHAILVGTQTALNDNPGLTVRNAEGTNPVRILIDFDLKVPQHFKIYNDEARTLVLNSVKEGTENNIQFIKINKENFLHELMDALYKEQIQSVIIEGGRFTLQQFIDSGLWDEAIVIKNDGLLLENGTKAPEFSHKAIKTETYRDNLISFFNVK; encoded by the coding sequence ATGAATAACGACGAACTTTATATTAAAAGATGTATTGAGCTGGCTCAGAAAGCACTGGGCAAAACCTATCCCAATCCCCTTGTTGGCAGCGTAATTGTGCACAACGGAAAGATCATTGGTGAAGGATACCATCATAAAGCGGGAGAAAACCATGCAGAAATCAATGCTATCAATTCCGTTGAAAATAAAGAGCTGATTCCGGAATCCACTATTTATGTTTCCCTGGAGCCTTGTGCACACTATGGAAAAACACCGCCGTGTGCTTTAAAGATCAAAGAGCTTGGCTTTAAAAAAGTAGTGATCGGAGCAATGGACTCTCATGACAAAGTAAACGGCAAAGGAAAAAAAATCATTCAGGATGCGGGAATTGAAGCCGTATCAGGAATTCTTGAGCAGGACTGTATAAACCTGAACAAGCGCTTTTTCACCTATCATGAAAAGAAAAGACCTTATATTATTCTGAAATGGGCAGAATCCGGCGATGGATTTCTGGATAAGGACTTTAAACCTACTCCAATTTCAAATTCTCTGGTCAATCAATTCGTACATCAGTTAAGAGCCGATGAACATGCCATTTTGGTAGGAACACAAACCGCATTAAATGACAATCCCGGTTTAACGGTGCGCAATGCTGAAGGCACAAATCCTGTCAGAATCCTGATCGATTTCGATTTAAAAGTTCCTCAGCACTTTAAGATTTATAATGACGAAGCAAGGACATTGGTTTTAAATTCCGTTAAAGAAGGAACAGAAAACAATATTCAGTTTATTAAGATCAATAAAGAAAATTTCCTGCACGAATTGATGGATGCCCTATATAAAGAACAGATACAGTCCGTAATTATTGAAGGTGGCAGATTTACATTACAGCAATTCATTGATTCCGGTCTTTGGGATGAAGCAATAGTCATTAAAAATGATGGTTTATTACTTGAAAACGGAACCAAAGCTCCTGAATTCAGTCATAAAGCAATCAAAACAGAAACATACAGAGATAATTTAATTTCATTTTTCAATGTAAAATAA
- a CDS encoding DUF349 domain-containing protein: MITENNLSENEENKIPNEVSQETSENTASHDAAPHEDDAEHMEEHEEVEISLADALKEMEKIINTPNAGENFKRFNQLKEKASHYIHDEVEDKKHEYTDAGNAPENFSYEHPSQAKYSALVNIFREKHDHFQKGQEEEQKKNLEYRQNIIEKLKNLYTNSEPGTNLFKSIREIKEDWSKAGQVAKSEFKILNNNYFHHLNQFYQMLDLNKEFLEQEYSHNLEKREHIIARAKELENEPVIQKALNELQYLHKLWKEEAEPVAEEFREKTWEEFKEISNKIHERKSELSASIEKEQAANLEKKNEIIAEIKKLSEPSETPNHNYWQNAIKRVEDLRSEFLKTGSVPRKLSNQNWNDFKTTLRGFNTTKNNYYKSLKGSQQANLEEKLKLIQTAQDNMNNEEWDISVPLFKKLQEDWKKIGHVPKSMTNKIWDEFRDACNSFFNNYREKSNTSTDNWKENYKNKKALLDELKMVSNDEGSIEKIEAIKTAWNNIGKVPRDKISINSEFNKTLRDKLKINKINELELKEEGLSENQLTDKARKIKNQISDLEAEIVKLENNLSFFNKPSRENPLLRDTYNTIDEKKAHLETLKQNLHNIITGE; encoded by the coding sequence ATGATTACAGAAAACAATCTTTCTGAAAACGAAGAAAACAAGATTCCTAACGAAGTATCTCAGGAAACATCGGAAAACACAGCTTCTCATGATGCAGCTCCCCATGAAGATGACGCAGAACATATGGAGGAACATGAAGAGGTTGAGATTTCTCTGGCTGATGCTTTAAAGGAAATGGAAAAAATCATTAATACTCCCAACGCAGGCGAGAATTTTAAAAGATTCAACCAGTTGAAGGAAAAAGCAAGTCACTACATTCATGATGAAGTGGAGGATAAGAAACATGAGTACACCGATGCCGGAAATGCTCCTGAAAATTTCAGCTATGAACATCCTTCACAGGCAAAATATTCTGCTTTGGTCAATATTTTCAGGGAAAAGCATGACCACTTCCAGAAAGGACAGGAAGAGGAACAGAAAAAAAACCTGGAATACCGCCAGAACATTATTGAAAAACTTAAAAACCTCTATACCAATTCTGAGCCGGGAACCAATCTTTTCAAATCCATCCGTGAGATCAAGGAAGACTGGTCAAAAGCCGGACAGGTTGCCAAATCTGAGTTTAAAATTCTTAACAATAACTATTTCCACCACCTGAACCAATTCTATCAGATGCTGGATCTTAACAAAGAATTTCTTGAGCAGGAATACAGCCACAACCTGGAGAAAAGAGAACACATCATTGCCCGTGCCAAAGAACTGGAAAACGAACCTGTGATTCAGAAAGCACTGAATGAGCTTCAGTATCTTCATAAACTGTGGAAGGAAGAAGCGGAACCGGTAGCTGAAGAATTCCGTGAAAAAACATGGGAAGAATTCAAAGAAATCTCCAACAAAATTCACGAAAGAAAATCTGAGCTTTCCGCATCCATTGAAAAAGAGCAGGCCGCGAACCTGGAAAAGAAAAATGAGATCATCGCCGAGATCAAAAAACTTTCCGAGCCATCGGAAACGCCTAACCACAACTACTGGCAAAATGCCATTAAAAGAGTGGAAGATCTACGCTCTGAGTTCTTAAAGACCGGAAGTGTACCAAGAAAACTGTCTAACCAGAACTGGAATGACTTCAAAACAACGCTGAGAGGATTCAATACCACAAAAAACAATTATTATAAATCACTGAAAGGTTCTCAGCAGGCCAATCTGGAAGAAAAATTAAAACTGATCCAGACGGCGCAGGACAATATGAACAACGAAGAATGGGATATCTCCGTTCCGTTATTCAAAAAACTGCAGGAAGACTGGAAAAAGATCGGACATGTTCCTAAAAGCATGACCAATAAGATCTGGGATGAATTCCGTGATGCCTGTAATTCATTCTTCAATAATTACAGAGAAAAGAGCAATACCTCTACAGACAACTGGAAAGAAAATTATAAAAATAAAAAAGCTCTTCTTGATGAACTGAAAATGGTTTCCAACGACGAAGGAAGCATTGAGAAAATCGAAGCGATCAAAACAGCCTGGAATAATATCGGTAAAGTACCAAGAGATAAAATTTCTATCAATTCTGAATTTAACAAGACATTAAGAGATAAATTAAAGATCAATAAGATCAACGAGCTTGAACTTAAAGAAGAAGGATTATCAGAAAACCAGCTTACAGATAAAGCAAGGAAGATCAAAAACCAAATCTCTGATCTTGAAGCTGAAATCGTTAAGCTTGAAAACAACCTTTCTTTCTTCAACAAACCATCAAGAGAAAATCCTCTTCTGAGAGACACGTACAATACGATTGATGAAAAGAAAGCTCATCTGGAAACATTAAAACAGAATCTCCACAACATCATTACCGGAGAATAA
- a CDS encoding shikimate dehydrogenase family protein: MDSNKKLGLIGRNISYSFSKKFFENKFQKLMLKDFSYDIFDLNEINEVENLFSSPELLGFNVTIPYKEKIIDYLDELSDEAEKIGAVNCVLIQNGKKTGYNTDAFGFEKTLLLHKKPSQDKALILGNGGAAKAVKYVLDKHQIPSQIISRNSEVNFENLDAETVQDHKIIIQCTPVGTFPNVDDCLDFPFEALSSDHLVIDLIYNPNYTRFIINASEKGAKTVNGYYMLEQQAEKAWEIWNFQKK; the protein is encoded by the coding sequence ATGGATTCCAACAAAAAATTAGGATTGATAGGACGGAATATTTCCTATTCTTTTTCTAAAAAATTCTTCGAAAATAAGTTTCAAAAGCTAATGCTGAAGGACTTTTCCTACGATATTTTTGACCTGAACGAAATCAATGAAGTTGAAAACCTCTTTTCTTCTCCGGAACTTCTGGGATTCAATGTTACGATTCCTTACAAAGAAAAAATCATTGATTATCTGGACGAATTGAGCGATGAGGCAGAGAAAATAGGTGCCGTTAACTGTGTGCTGATTCAAAACGGTAAAAAAACCGGCTATAATACGGATGCATTCGGTTTTGAAAAGACCCTTCTCCTTCATAAGAAACCTTCACAGGATAAAGCTTTAATTTTAGGAAATGGAGGTGCTGCAAAAGCCGTAAAATATGTTTTGGACAAACATCAGATCCCTTCTCAGATCATTTCCAGAAACTCAGAAGTCAACTTTGAAAACCTGGATGCTGAAACGGTCCAGGATCATAAAATCATCATCCAGTGCACACCGGTAGGAACATTCCCTAATGTGGATGACTGCCTGGACTTTCCTTTCGAAGCACTGTCTTCAGACCATCTGGTGATTGATTTAATATACAACCCCAACTACACCCGGTTTATCATCAACGCCTCTGAAAAAGGAGCAAAAACAGTAAACGGTTATTATATGCTTGAGCAGCAAGCAGAAAAAGCTTGGGAAATTTGGAATTTTCAAAAAAAATAA
- a CDS encoding endonuclease produces the protein MKRILSFFLLSFAFICGLAQIPAGYYDNAAGLTGAPLKTALKNIIENGHVDHGYDGLWTAYNTTDRDYFYENDGTVLDIYSENPNGADPYNYTPGLKKCGNYSNEGDCYNREHIIPQSLFNEASPMVADVHFIRATDGKVNGMRSSFPFGKVGVPTFTSQNFSKLGNSVSQGYSGTVFEPIDAFKGDVARMIFYFVTRYETKLASFSSGNMLGGSSFPGLQAWALKQYMEWHIMDPVSPEEISRNNASYNYQGNRNPFIDHPEYAAQIWGTPVLDTTPPTAATNLIANNPTSNSIAVSWTAATDNVGVASYLVYANGVLKATVNGTSTSTVVTGLSPLTQYVFYVIAKDAAGNSSPQSTTATETTLDGPVGTGGCGTEDFSTMQDGTSQASSYATRTWTNNNITWTATLARTDETINGKAVCTQKGTLTSSTIAGGVQALTLTTQRKYGGSNGTLNVFVNDVLVGTIPYTTTVATNTINVGVSGDVVIKIVNPNNDRVAMDDLTWTCSTLATSEVKKDKSEFTIYPNPVRNNELFVKGENLGKISKADIYDLSGKLIETIANPFRHSNKINLKGLTKGTYILKTDHFSTKFIVD, from the coding sequence ATGAAACGAATTTTATCTTTTTTTTTATTAAGCTTTGCATTTATATGTGGTCTGGCACAGATTCCTGCCGGATATTATGATAATGCAGCAGGTTTAACAGGTGCTCCGCTTAAAACAGCACTGAAGAATATAATAGAAAACGGACATGTTGACCATGGATATGATGGGCTGTGGACAGCTTACAATACCACAGATCGGGATTATTTCTATGAAAATGACGGAACAGTCCTGGATATTTACTCTGAGAACCCTAACGGTGCTGACCCATACAACTATACACCCGGCCTTAAAAAATGTGGAAATTACAGTAATGAAGGAGATTGCTATAACAGAGAACACATTATCCCTCAAAGTCTTTTCAATGAAGCTTCACCAATGGTTGCAGATGTTCACTTTATCCGTGCCACCGATGGAAAAGTAAATGGAATGAGATCCAGTTTCCCATTTGGAAAAGTAGGCGTTCCAACTTTTACTTCTCAAAACTTCTCCAAACTGGGTAATTCTGTTTCACAAGGCTATTCAGGAACTGTATTTGAGCCTATTGATGCATTTAAAGGAGATGTTGCCAGAATGATTTTTTATTTTGTAACAAGATATGAAACTAAACTTGCCAGCTTTTCTTCAGGAAATATGTTAGGAGGCTCTTCATTCCCCGGTTTACAGGCTTGGGCACTAAAACAGTATATGGAATGGCATATTATGGATCCTGTATCTCCGGAAGAAATTTCAAGAAATAATGCGTCATACAATTATCAGGGAAATAGAAATCCATTTATTGATCACCCTGAATATGCAGCCCAAATCTGGGGAACTCCGGTTCTGGACACTACGCCACCTACTGCTGCAACCAATCTGATCGCTAACAACCCTACTTCAAACTCTATTGCGGTAAGCTGGACAGCAGCTACTGATAATGTGGGAGTAGCATCTTACCTTGTTTATGCAAACGGCGTTTTAAAAGCTACAGTAAACGGAACCTCTACATCTACGGTAGTAACAGGATTATCTCCACTGACACAATATGTATTCTATGTGATAGCCAAAGATGCTGCCGGAAACTCTTCACCACAAAGTACGACTGCAACAGAAACTACTCTTGACGGACCTGTAGGAACAGGAGGCTGTGGAACTGAGGATTTCAGCACCATGCAGGATGGAACAAGCCAGGCAAGTTCATATGCTACCAGAACATGGACTAATAATAATATAACATGGACAGCAACTCTTGCAAGAACTGACGAAACCATTAATGGTAAAGCAGTTTGTACTCAAAAAGGTACATTAACAAGTTCTACAATTGCAGGAGGAGTTCAGGCTCTAACATTAACTACTCAACGTAAGTATGGTGGAAGCAACGGCACATTAAATGTTTTTGTGAATGATGTTTTGGTAGGTACGATTCCGTATACTACTACTGTAGCAACTAACACAATCAATGTGGGTGTAAGTGGTGATGTTGTGATTAAAATTGTAAATCCAAATAACGACAGAGTTGCAATGGATGATCTTACATGGACGTGTTCCACACTGGCTACATCTGAGGTTAAAAAAGACAAATCAGAGTTTACCATCTACCCTAACCCGGTAAGAAACAACGAACTGTTTGTAAAAGGAGAAAATCTTGGCAAAATTTCAAAGGCTGACATCTATGATCTTTCAGGAAAATTAATTGAAACAATTGCCAATCCTTTCAGACATTCAAACAAAATCAATTTAAAAGGATTAACAAAAGGAACTTACATTCTGAAAACAGATCATTTCTCTACTAAATTCATTGTAGATTAA